One Centroberyx gerrardi isolate f3 chromosome 2, fCenGer3.hap1.cur.20231027, whole genome shotgun sequence DNA window includes the following coding sequences:
- the strbp gene encoding spermatid perinuclear RNA-binding protein, with the protein MRSFRSFGNDDRHVMAKHSTIYPSSHDLEAVQSLVSTVECALKHVSEWLDQSSSDVHTQADSQPADSTEEDDPGDDPSDEAEDSNDSCRESSSGGVLCGVMRIGLVAKGLLIKGDMDLELVLMCRDKPTQTLLDTVCQNLPTQIQKLTEEKYEVTSSLPEAAILVQTATEPKLTLKITLTSPAMREEEEEEEEGEEEEEEEVEEEEEEEQQQEVEQEVEQEEDGRVLGAAAQRVEAEEEEEEGEVLDRHRCLLALAALRHAKWFQARVNGLKSCVIVLRILRDMCNRHSAWEPLKGWPLELICEKAIATCNRPLGAGEALRRVMECLASGILLPGGPGLHDPCEKEPTNTLSNMTDQQAEAITYSAQHALRLMAFGQIYKVLEMEPLPSNKPSQKYPWSDKEGSGLKRPYEDGAMDDKDLIKKMKRNLRKVLDSKAIDSNQPMNALMRLNQIRPGLQYRLLSQSGPVHAPVFTMSVDLDGTIYEASGSSKKTAKLHVAVKVLQAMGYPTGFDSDLDPMSSDEKSDGEGKSDTSTHASNNPTHSSDSSNTLEVRTQGPILTASGKNPVMELNEKRRGLKYELISESGGSHDKRFVMEVEVDGQKFRGAGPNKKVAKASAALAALEKLFSGPNAAANKKKKILPQTKGALAAAAAASAVAAQVARGRGRAALARGAFVSAAAPGYVTPGFGTPYGYSPAAAAAPAYGMPKRMLLLPVMKVPAYPVPHYFF; encoded by the exons aggTCCTTCCGTTCCTTTGGTAACGATGACCGCCACGTCATGGCGAAACACTCCACCATCTACCCCTCCTCACATGACCTGGAGGCTGTCCAATCGCTGGTGTCCACCGTAGAGTGCGCCCTCAAACACGTCTCTGAGTGGCTCGATCAGAGCAGCAGTGACGTCCACACCCAGGCCGACAGCCAGCCGGCAGACAGCACAGAGGAGGACGACCCAGGCGATGACCCCAGTGATGAAGCTGAGGATTCTAATGACAGCTGCAG GGAGTCCAGCAGTGGCGGAGTGCTGTGTGGAGTGATGAGGATCGGCCTGGTGGCAAAAGGCCTCCTGATCAAAGGCGACATGGACTTGGAGCTGGTGCTGATGTGTAGAGACAAACCCACACAGACTCTGCTGGACACTGTCTGTCAAAATCTGCCCACACAGATACAG AAGCTGACGGAAGAGAAATATGAGGTGACGAGCTCCCTGCCCGAGGCGGCCATCTTGGTGCAAACTGCGACAGAGCCGAAACTCACACTGAAGATCACTCTCACCTCACCGGCcatgagggaagaggaggaggaagaggaggagggggaggaggaggaggaggaggaggtggaagaagaggaggaggaggagcagcagcaggaggtggagcaggaggtggagcaggaggaggatgggCGAG TGTTGGGTGCTGCTGCGCAGAGAgtggaggctgaggaggaggaggaggagggggaggtgctGGATAGACACAGATGTCTGTTGGCCCTGGCAGCGCTGCGACACGCCAAGTGGTTCCAG gCACGAGTGAACGGGCTCAAGTCCTGCGTTATAGTTCTCAGGATCCTTAGAGACATGTGCAATAGACACTCTGCCTGGGAACCTCTCAAGGGATGG cccttAGAGCTAATCTGTGAGAAGGCCATCGCCACCTGCAACAGACCACTTGGGGCAGGAGAGGCCCTGCGCCGAGTCATGGAGTGTCTGGCATCAGGCATCCTGCTGCCAG GTGGTCCAGGTTTACACGACCCATGTGAGAAGGAGCCAACAAACACACTATCCAACATGACCGACCAGCAGGCTGAGGCCATTACCTACAgtgcacag cATGCTCTGAGACTCATGGCATTTGGACAGATCTACAAGGTGTTGGAGATGGAGCCTCTTCCCTCAAATAAACCCTCGCAGAAATACCCTTGGTCTGATAAAGAAG gctCAGGTCTGAAGAGGCCATACGAGGACGGAGCGATGGACGACAAAGACCTCAttaagaagatgaagaggaacCTGAGGAAAG TCCTGGACAGTAAAGCCATAGACTCCAACCAGCCGATGAACGCCCTGATGCGGTTGAACCAGATCCGGCCGGGGCTGCAGTATCGCCTGCTGTCCCAGTCGGGCCCGGTTCACGCTCCGGTCTTCACCATGTCTGTGGACCTGGATGGAACCATCTACGAAGCGTCTGGATCCTCCAAGAAGACCGCCAAGCTCCATGTGGCCGTCAAG GTTCTCCAGGCGATGGGCTACCCAACAGGTTTTGACTCAGACCTGGACCCCATGAGTTCAGACGAGAAGTCGGACGGCGAGGGGAAGAGCGATACGTCCACACACGCTAGCAATAACCCAACACACTCCTCGGACAGTTCCAACACACTGGAG GTGCGAACTCAGGGTCCCATACTGACAGCGAGCGGGAAGAACCCAGTCATGGAGCTGAACGAGAAGAGACGAGGCCTCAAATACGAGCTCATCTCTGAGAGCGGAGGCAGCCACGACAAACGCTTCGTTATGGAG gtggagGTAGATGGGCAGAAGTTCCGTGGGGCAGGCCCCAATAAAAAGGTAGCAAAGGCCAGCGCTGCCCTGGCAGCTCTGGAGAAACTCTTCTCTGGTCCCAACGCAGctgcaaacaagaaaaagaagataCTGCCTCAG actaAAGGAGCCctggcggcggcggcagcagcctcagcagtAGCAGCCCAGGTggccagaggaagaggaagagcggCTCTCGCCAGAGGAGCCTTCGTCAGCGCAGCCGCACCTGGATATGTCACACCAG GCTTCGGGACACCGTATGGATATAGCCCCGCTGCAGCAGCTGCCCCTGCCTATG GTATGCCCAAGAGAATGCTTCTGTTGCCTGTCATGAAAGTGCCCGCCTATCCCGTCCCCCACTACTTCTTTTAG